A genomic segment from bacterium encodes:
- a CDS encoding DUF4114 domain-containing protein produces the protein MPRQLKLFALLALALVPAFASAFPVTWGTSWDNVSLQDVLDAEYGPGAIDAATGYEGYLPGDGDPAYWQDFAIDGLIVREIAGFSPRNTLGWYAETLGGPPVIDGIDDGVVFTGAMGEGAATLVTFPGGLTSFGFYLNPNGTQDGGANAPEPELFFTNRFYNDLGPDGSGSPHAPFDGDPQCLVYNITALKGGVPTFVLAWEDLDYGGPITPNYQWSATDNDFQDLVVEIQALSPVAVESESWGSVKSLFR, from the coding sequence ATGCCAAGACAGCTCAAGCTTTTCGCCCTACTCGCCCTCGCTCTGGTCCCTGCCTTTGCGTCCGCCTTCCCCGTGACCTGGGGAACGTCCTGGGACAACGTTTCCCTGCAGGACGTCCTGGACGCCGAATACGGCCCCGGCGCCATCGACGCCGCCACCGGCTACGAAGGCTATCTCCCCGGCGACGGTGATCCCGCCTACTGGCAGGACTTCGCCATCGACGGACTTATCGTCCGGGAGATCGCCGGCTTCTCGCCCCGCAACACCCTCGGCTGGTACGCCGAGACCCTGGGCGGTCCGCCCGTGATCGACGGCATCGACGACGGCGTCGTCTTCACCGGCGCCATGGGCGAAGGGGCCGCCACGCTCGTCACCTTCCCCGGGGGTCTGACGAGTTTCGGATTCTACCTCAATCCGAACGGCACCCAGGACGGCGGCGCCAACGCCCCCGAACCCGAGCTCTTCTTCACCAACCGCTTCTACAACGACCTCGGTCCCGACGGCTCCGGCTCGCCGCACGCCCCGTTCGACGGCGACCCCCAGTGCCTGGTCTACAACATCACGGCCCTCAAGGGAGGCGTGCCGACCTTCGTCCTCGCCTGGGAAGACCTCGACTACGGCGGACCGATCACGCCGAACTACCAGTGGTCGGCGACGGACAACGACTTCCAGGACCTGGTGGTCGAGATCCAGGCGCTTTCGCCCGTGGCCGTCGAGTCCGAGAGCTGGGGAAGCGTCAAGTCGCTGTTCCGCTAG
- the add gene encoding adenosine deaminase, with amino-acid sequence MTAPGRVELHTHLEGSVTPRRLIALAEKYGHPELPAACLDDSGREFAFRGFAGFLDLYKTATSVMRDAADFHALALDLGAQLAADDVVYAEVSVSYGVLLIRERDPLPIQTALHEAACEVEETHGVRLRWLPDAVRQLDRKLAWRAWEKAGQAGRALGVVGFGLGGDEAAGPAGDFAALFAEVKAEGLGVSIHAGELPAMGPRALDSIRQAIDLCGADRIGHGLAAARRPDLLAELAERGIFVELCPGSNVLTGGVERFADFPLAAFLAAGVPCALNTDDRTLFGLTLAGEYGRAAAELGLTPEQATRMRRAAARAAFDPPVPGA; translated from the coding sequence ATGACCGCCCCGGGCCGGGTCGAGCTGCACACGCATCTCGAAGGCTCGGTCACGCCCCGGCGCCTGATCGCCCTGGCGGAGAAGTACGGCCATCCCGAACTCCCGGCCGCCTGTCTCGACGACAGCGGTCGGGAGTTCGCGTTCCGGGGCTTCGCCGGATTTCTCGATCTGTACAAGACGGCCACGAGCGTCATGCGCGACGCGGCGGATTTCCACGCCCTGGCCCTCGACCTGGGCGCGCAGCTGGCCGCCGACGACGTCGTCTACGCCGAAGTGAGCGTGTCCTACGGCGTGCTGCTGATCCGGGAACGCGATCCCCTGCCCATCCAGACCGCCCTGCACGAGGCCGCCTGCGAGGTGGAGGAGACCCATGGCGTGCGCCTGCGCTGGCTGCCCGACGCGGTGCGCCAGCTCGACCGCAAGCTGGCCTGGCGGGCGTGGGAGAAAGCCGGACAGGCCGGACGCGCCCTCGGGGTGGTGGGCTTCGGCCTCGGCGGCGACGAGGCGGCCGGCCCCGCCGGCGACTTCGCCGCCCTCTTCGCCGAGGTGAAGGCCGAAGGCCTGGGGGTGTCGATCCACGCGGGCGAACTGCCGGCCATGGGGCCGCGGGCCCTCGATTCGATCCGGCAGGCCATCGACCTGTGCGGCGCCGATCGCATCGGACACGGCCTGGCCGCCGCCCGCCGCCCCGACCTGCTGGCGGAGCTGGCGGAGCGGGGGATCTTCGTCGAACTCTGTCCCGGCTCGAATGTCCTGACCGGCGGCGTCGAGCGCTTCGCCGACTTCCCCCTCGCGGCGTTCCTCGCCGCCGGCGTGCCCTGCGCCCTGAACACGGACGACCGCACCCTGTTCGGCCTGACCCTCGCCGGCGAGTACGGCCGGGCCGCCGCGGAGCTCGGCCTCACGCCGGAGCAGGCGACCCGCATGCGGCGGGCGGCCGCCCGGGCCGCCTTCGACCCTCCCGTCCCGGGCGCCTGA